A portion of the Prinia subflava isolate CZ2003 ecotype Zambia unplaced genomic scaffold, Cam_Psub_1.2 scaffold_52_NEW, whole genome shotgun sequence genome contains these proteins:
- the LOC134565478 gene encoding keratin, type II cytoskeletal 4-like: MSRQSCALGKGFSSSSVCFGGRNKVTFGPMPRGGCRGSGGSFSSRSLYSLGGSKSTSLGGFGGAGGACRGFGGQGGFGFGAGAGFGGGYGAGCFGGGLGGGFGGGFDGQGFPPCPPGGIREVTINQSLLAPLNLEIDPEIQKVRTQEREEIKKLNDKFASFIDKVRFLEQQNRVLETKWKLLQEQGGTGTGGRSLDPFFETYISGLRKQLDCLSSEKHQLETELKSFQDMVEDFKTKYEEEINKRTAAENEFVLLKKDVDGVYMTKVELQGKLDSLSDEINFLKCLYEAELCQMQKTVSDTSVVLSMDNNRSLDLDSIIAEVKAQYEEIANRSRAEAEAWYRCKYEELQATAGKHGDSLKDTKIEISELNRVIQRIRAEIENVKKQCETIQTSIADAEQRGEVALKDARDKLTELETALQKAKADMARQLREYQELMNVKLALDVEIATYRKLLEGEECRMSGECQSSVSISVVGGSSSVGGGYNSGLCLGGGMGFGGGKGSCSTGGAGVCFSLGGGGFGAGGGFGSLGGGSNSVVVGGSSTILKNSGSTARRV, encoded by the exons ATGTCTCGCCAGTCCTGCGCTCTTGGCAAGGGgttcagctccagctctgtgtgtttcGGGGGCAGGAACAAGGTCACGTTCGGCCCCATGCCCCGTGGAGGATGCCGAGGATCCGGTGgcagcttcagcagcaggagcctctATTCCCTGGGGGGCAGTAAAAGCACATCCCTGGGAGGATTTGGGGGCGCTGGTGGTGCCTGCAGAGGCTTTGGTGGGCAAGGAGGCTTCGGctttggggctggagcaggatttgggggcGGCTATGGTGCGGGGTGCTTTGGTGGAGGGCTCGGCGGCGGCTTTGGCGGAGGATTCGACGGCCAGGGCttccccccgtgccccccggGTGGCATCAGGGAGGTGACCATCAACCAGAGCCTGCTGGCCCCCCTCAACCTGGAGATCGACCCCGAGATCCAGAAGGTTCGGACGCAGGAGCGGGAGGAGATCAAGAAACTCAATGACAAATTCGCCTCCTTCATCGACAAG GTCCggttcctggagcagcagaaccGAGTCCTGGAGACCAagtggaagctgctgcaggagcaggggggcACAGGAACGGGGGGCAGGAGCCTGGACCCCTTCTTTGAGACCTACATCAGCGGGCTGAGGAAGCAGCTGGATTGTCTCTCCAGTGAGAAGCACCAGCTGGAAACCGAGCTGAAGAGCTTCCAGGACATGGTGGAGGACTTCAAGACCAA GTACGAGGAGGAGATCAACAAGAGGACAGCAGCTGAGAACGAATTCGTGCTCCTGAAGAAG GACGTGGATGGAGTCTACATGACCAAGGTGGAGCTCCAGGGAAAACTGGATTCTCTGTCAGATGAGATCAACTTCCTCAAGTGTCTCTACGAGGCA gagctgtgccagatGCAGAAGACTGTGTCTGACACCTCGGTGGTGCTGTCCATGGACAACAACCGCAGCCTGGACCTGGACAGCATCATCGCCGAGGTGAAGGCGCAGTACGAGGAGATCGCCAACCGCAGCCGCGCCGAGGCCGAGGCCTGGTACCGGTGCAAG TACGAGGAGCTGCAGGCGACCGCGGGCAAGCACGGGGACAGCCTCAAGGACACCAAGATCGAGATCTCAGAGCTCAACCGCGTCATCCAGAGGATCCGGGCGGAGATCGAGAACGTGAAGAAGCAG TGTGAGACCATTCAGACGTCGATTGCGGACGCGGAGCAGCGCGGGGAGGTGGCTCTCAAGGACGCCAGGGACAAGCTGACCGAGCTGGagacagccctgcagaaagccaAGGCCGACATGGCCCGGCAGCTCCGGGAGTACCAGGAGCTGATGAACGTCAAGCTGGCCCTGGACGTGGAGATCGCGACCTACAGGAAGCTGCTGGAGGGCGAGGAGTGCAG GATGTCTGGGGAGTGCCAGAGCTCCGTCAGCATCT ccGTGGTGggcggcagcagctccgtgggAGGCGGATACAACAGCGGATTGTGCCTTGGAGGAGGAATGGGCTTCGGAGGCGGgaaaggcagctgcagcacgGGCGGTGCTGGTGTCTGCTTCAGCCTGGGAGGGGGCGGGTTTGGTGCCGGGGGTGGATTTGGCTCCCTGGGTGGGGGATCCAACTCGGTGGTGGTGGGGGGATCTAGCACCATCCTGAAGAACAGCGGCTCCACCGCCCGGAGGGTGTAG
- the LOC134565489 gene encoding keratin, type II cytoskeletal 6C-like — protein MSRQSVCRSFGGGSRRGFSSCSAIGGGFGGGGRSRSSYSSYSMSRGFGGGGRCGGFGSRSLHNMGGSTRISMGGCYGGYGSRMGGFGGSYGGLGGFGGGMGGGGGGMCGFGGMGGGGMGGGGGMGGFTGGMGGFGGGMGGGGMGGFGGPGFGMGGPGRGGPGIQPVQIDTTLLRPVHVEIDPQIQQVKNQEKEQIKTLNNQFASFIDKVRFLEQQNKVLSTKWELLQQQGPMGPRKNLDVIFENYIQNLRRQLDSILAQRGQLESELQNMQQYVEDYKSKYEEEINRRTSAENEFVVLKKDVDSAYMNKVELEAKVGALTDEINFLRCIYEEELSQMQTISRDLSVVVSMDNNRHLDLDSIIEEVRRQYEQIAQSSRAEAEAWYQSQYEQLQSTAGRHGDNLRNTKMEIQELTRNIQRLRAEIENVKKQNQQLQAAIAEAEERGEMALKDARLKLEELESALQKDKEELARLLKEYQELLNTKIALDVEIAMYRKLLEGEENRLCNDSMSNVNVSVVGRTTISGGRGGMGGGFGGSGMGGGFGGSGMGGGFGGGSGMGGGMGGGGICGGGSMGGSCGMGGAMYGGGFSSGSGRMCGSGGGSSSVRRCVTTTSVKSSGVRF, from the exons ATGTCTCGTCAGTCTGTCTGCAGGAGCTTCggagggggcagcaggaggggcttTAGCTCCTGCTCCGCCATCGGCGGCGGCTTCGGAGGCGGCGGCCGCAGCAGGAGCAGCTACAGCTCGTACTCCATGTCCAGGGGGTTCGGAGGAGGAGGACGCTGCGGGGGCTTCGGCAGCCGGAGCCTCCACAACATGGGGGGCAGCACTAGGATATCCATGGGCGGGTGCTACGGCGGCTACGGCAGCAGGATGGGCGGCTTCGGCGGGAGCTACGGGGGTCTCGGTGGCTTTGGGGGCGGAAtgggcggaggaggaggaggaatgtgCGGCTTTGGAGGAATGGGTGGAGGTGGAATGGGCGGTGGAGGAGGAATGGGTGGCTTCACTGGAGGAATGGGTGGCTTTGGTGGCGGCATGGGTGGCGGAGGAATGGGTGGCTTTGGTGGCCCAGGCTTTGGCATGGGTGGCCCCGGGAGAGGCGGCCCTGGCATCCAGCCGGTGCAGATTGACACAACCCTCCTGCGCCCGGTCCATGTGGAAATTGACCCCCAAATCCAGCAAGTTAAAAaccaggagaaggagcagatCAAGACCCTGAACAACCAGTTTGCCTCCTTCATTGACAAG GTCCGattcctggagcagcagaacaaggtGCTCTCCACCAagtgggagctgctccagcagcaaggGCCGATGGGGCCCAGGAAGAACCTGGATGTGATCTTTGAGAATTACATCCAGAACCTGCGGAGGCAGCTGGATTCAATCCTGGCACAGCGGGGCCAGCTGGAGTCGGAGCTGCAGAACATGCAGCAGTACGTCGAGGATTACAAATCCAA GTATGAGGAAGAGATCAACCGGCGCACAAGCGCTGAGAACGAGTTCGTGGTGCTGAAGAAG GATGTGGACAGTGCCTACATGAACAAAGTTGAGCTGGAAGCCAAGGTGGGAGCTCTGACAGACGAAATCAACTTCCTGAGGTGCATCTACGAGGAG GAGCTGTCTCAGATGCAGACAATCAGCCGGGACCTGTCAGTGGTGGTGTCCATGGACAACAACCGGCACCTGGACCTGGACAGCATCATCGAGGAGGTGCGGCGCCAGTACGAGCAGATCGCCCAGAGCAGCCGGGCTGAGGCCGAGGCCTGGTACCAGAGCCAG TAcgagcagctccagagcacgGCCGGCCGGCACGGGGACAACCTGCGCAACACCAAGATGGAGATCCAGGAGCTGACCAGGAACATCCAGAGGCTGCGGGCTGAGATCGAGAACGTGAAGAAGCAG aaccagcagctgcaggcagccatCGCTGAGgctgaggagagaggggagatgGCCCTCAAAGACGCCAGGTTgaagctggaggagctggagagcgCCCTGCAGAAGGACAAGGAGGAGCTGGCTCGCCTGCTGAAGGAgtaccaggagctgctgaacaCCAAGATTGCACTGGATGTTGAGATTGCCATGTACAggaagctgctggagggagaggagaacaG GCTGTGCAACGACAGCATGTCCAACGTCAATGTCT CGGTGGTGGGCAGGACGACCATCTCCGGAGGCAGAGGAGGCATGGGAGGAGGATTCGGAGGCAGCGGCATGGGAGGAGGATTCGGAGGCAGCGGCATGGGAGGAGGATTCGGAGGCGGCAGCGGCATGGGAGGAGGAATGGGAGGAGGTGGCATCTGCGGAGGAGGCAGCATGGGCGGCAGCTGCGGCATGGGGGGAGCCATGTACGGTGGGGGCTTCTCCTCCGGCAGCGGAAGGATGTGTGGCTCCGGTGGGGGATCCTCCTCTGTGCGGAGATGCGTCACCACCACCTCGGTCAAATCTTCGGGGGTGAGATTCTGA